The Brassica oleracea var. oleracea cultivar TO1000 chromosome C6, BOL, whole genome shotgun sequence genome includes a region encoding these proteins:
- the LOC106296820 gene encoding 60S ribosomal protein L12-2-like, producing MPPKLDPSQIVDVYVRVTGGEVGAASSLAPKIGPLGLAPKKIGEDIAKETAKEWKGLRVTVKLTVQNRQAKVTVVPSAAALVIKALKEPERDRKKVKNIKHNGNISFDDVIEIARIMRPRSIAKELSGTVREILGTCVSVGCTVDGKDPKDLQQEIQEGEIDIPEN from the coding sequence ATGCCGCCTAAGTTGGACCCAAGCCAGATCGTCGACGTCTACGTCCGTGTAACCGGAGGAGAAGTCGGAGCCGCCAGTTCCCTCGCTCCCAAGATCGGTCCCCTCGGTCTCGCCCCCAAGAAGATCGGAGAAGACATCGCCAAAGAGACCGCCAAAGAGTGGAAAGGGCTCCGCGTCACCGTCAAGCTAACGGTTCAGAATCGTCAGGCTAAGGTCACGGTGGTTCCATCTGCTGCGGCGCTTGTCATCAAGGCCTTGAAGGAGCCGGAGAGGGACCGCAAGAAGGTGAAGAACATCAAGCACAATGGTAACATTTCGTTTGATGATGTGATTGAGATTGCTAGGATCATGAGGCCTAGATCTATTGCTAAGGAGCTTAGTGGGACTGTGAGGGAGATTCTTGGTACCTGTGTCTCTGTTGGGTGCACTGTTGATGGGAAGGACCCCAAGGATCTTCAGCAGGAGATTCAAGAGGGTGAGATTGATATTCCTGAGAACTAA
- the LOC106298988 gene encoding cytokinin riboside 5'-monophosphate phosphoribohydrolase LOG4, whose product MEVNTETMQKSKFGRICVFCGSSQGKKSSYQDAAVDLGNELVSRNIDLVYGGGSIGLMGLVSQAVHDGGRHVIGVIPKTLMPRELTGETVGEVRAVADMHQRKAEMARHSDAFIALPGGYGTLEELLEVITWAQLGIHDKPVGLLNVDGYYNSLLSFIDKAVEEGFISPNARQIIISAPTAKELVKKLEEYSPCHESVASKLCWEIERIGYSSED is encoded by the exons ATGGAAGTGAACACTGAAACCATGCAAAAGTCGAAGTTTGGAAGAATCTGTGTGTTCTGTGGAAGCAGCCAAGGCAAGAAGAGTAGTTACCAAGATGCTGCTGTGGATTTAGGCAACGAATTG GTTTCAAGGAACATTGATCTAGTGTATGGAGGTGGAAGCATAGGTTTGATGGGTTTGGTTTCACAAGCTGTTCATGACGGTGGCCGTCATGTTATTGG AGTTATTCCCAAGACACTCATGCCTAGAGAG TTGACCGGTGAAACAGTAGGAGAAGTAAGAGCAGTTGCAGATATGCATCAAAGAAAAGCAGAGATGGCTAGACACTCTGATGCTTTTATTGCCTTACCAG GTGGGTATGGAACACTTGAAGAACTGTTGGAGGTCATAACATGGGCCCAACTTGGGATACATGACAAACCG GTGGGTTTGCTTAATGTTGATGGATACTACAACTCTCTGCTCTCTTTCATTGATAAAGCTGTTGAGGAAGGATTCATCAGTCCCAATGCACGCCAGATCATAATCTCTGCACCCACTGCTAAGGAGCTTGTAAAGAAGCTTGAG GAGTATTCACCTTGCCATGAAAGTGTTGCATCTAAGCTTTGCTGGGAGATTGAGCGGATTGGCTACTCCTCTGAAGACTGA